From Candidatus Hydrogenedentota bacterium:
GGGAAGTTGACGTCTCCACCTGGCCACGTGTGACCGCCGCCATCCACCGAGATTAGTACGACCTCCGCACCTCCTGGGCCTGCCGAATACGTGTCTTTTGCTGCGGTTGTGCCGTCATCCCCGGCAGTGTCTGGCAGTGCCTCTGTAACCGGAGGCACTTGCGCCGCGTTGTTCTGAATCCAGAAGCCAACCGTGTCTGACATACTCTGGTATTGGCTGCTTAGAAAAGGCCCCTGCTGCACTGTCCCTCCTTCCCAGGGGAAGAATGGATCGTCAATGCCCTGGATCATCAAGATGGGCAATGGACTTGAGGGACTAACCGCCTCTTCCCAGCCGACAGGGAGTGTGGTCATGACAGCGGCCACCGCCGCCAAGCGATCCGTAAGTTCACACGCCAGTCGATGGGTCATTAAGGCGCCATTGGATGCACCCGCCACGTAGACTCTCTTGGGGTCGATTGCATAGTCGGCAGCCAGCTTATCTATGAGAGCCGAAATGAACGCAACGTCGTCGGCTGGCTTGCCAAGGGCGCTCACGGTCGACTGAGGAGTCGGATCGGCATTCCAGTGTCTGCGTTTCCCGTCTGGATACACGACAATGAACCCTTCACTGTTGGCAATGGCGTCAAACCCCGTCAGGCTCTGCATATAGATACCCGTGACCGCAAACGGATGCAGGGCAATAAGAAGTGGAACCGGTGAATCCGGGCTGTATGAGGGCGGAACGTGAATGAGGTAGGTACGCTTGATCCCATCAACAAGAATGCTCCCGCGAATTCCTGTTCCACTCTGCGGACAGCCCATCGTGGGAATTCCCAAAACTAGACAAGCCAAGAAGAACAGACTCTTGCGCTGTTTCATGGCGCTGCTCCTCATCTGGTTTCACTCAGCTAACGCCGCTTTGCGCTCCCGAATTCCCTTTCTCAGTCCACCTCGGAGGCGCGTTTCCTAAAATCAGCGGCACCTACTCCCACCGATCCCCAAAAGAGAAGGTTGGTCAACAAGATTCCCAACGCGACGCCGGCGGCAAGGACTGGCGTAGGTACATGACCAGTCTCATGGATTAACGTCGCCGCCGCGAAGTAGGGCACTCCAGTTGCATTGGGGGTAACCGGCACTGCTGAGACAATTGCATGGATGCCTTTCGATGCCGCGCTTACATGCATCGGAATGGGGTATCCAAATGCGACATAAAGAAGCCGGCCGGCCCATACATCTAAGATTCCTGCGATGAGCGTCAATACTCCGGTGTAGACCGCTGTACTTCCAAATGAGCGTACCTCGCGCGCGACTTTTGGCGCAAGCGACACCAAGTTCTGCAAACGGCCTTTTGATGTAATTCGTGAAGCCAGCCTTTCCCAGTAGCTTGCATTCGCCAGCACCATTAAGGCGCCGGCAAAACCCAGACACAAAAGCACACCTGTCACAATCAGCGCGCTGCGGTTGGGAAGACTGACAAAGGCGAGGCCAAACAACCCAATTCCTACGGTGCTTGCCATCTCCAAGACGCGATCGACGAGTATCCACGCGGCTATTCGAGCAGTTCGATGCTTGCGGATCAGAAGCGGGCTGAACTCCCCCATTCGGGCAGGCGACCATTCCCCCGCTGCTTTTGACAAGAAGAAAATGCCTACGGAATTGTTGCCAGGGCCGAGCGCTATCCGCCATTTGAGTGCACGTATCCAAAGGGCTGCCAGCGTGACCAGAACCATCACGCAGATGGTGACGCCGTCTACATCCTTCATGGCAGCGCGAATGCGCTCCCATCCGATCGTCCAGACTGCGCCCAGATATAGCGAAATCCCCGCAATCCACAAGAGCTTTCGATAATGGGAACGCTTAACCTCTCCGGGTGTCTGATCAGTCTCTTGCTCGTTGCTGTTCATTGGCAATATCGTATCAAGTAGCTAATGCTGAATGCCTAGTGTTCATGTTGCCCCGGGTGGGTTGCGTTTGTATGCTCGGCATAGTGCTCCTTGAGCATATCCATTCCGAAGTCCCCCTTGAAGTCCCGCCATACCGTGTGAACGTGATTGGCATTGTTCTGCGTGTTGTCGTATTCAATCAAGAATGTAGGCCCTTGGATTCGGTAGTAGTGCTTCTCCCCTTTCTCCAATCCCCCCATCCACGCGAACTTTATACCATCGAGTCCAGAGGCGCGGACCTTGACGAGGCGTTCCTCGGCTTGCTCGCGCCGCATCACCGATGCATACAGCTGCAACAGGCTAATCAAGATACCACGTTGTTCTTCGTTCAAGTCAGTGTACGCAATTCCCGTGTCTTCTTGAATGGCGGCCTCGCGTTCGGCGCCGGTCAGGATATCCGCGGGCGCGGTATCACTCACCACTCCAGCCTTGCGTTGTTCGGGGCTTAAGGATTTGACGAGATTTCGCGCAAGGTCCTCTTCTTGCCCCAAAGCGCGTGTGCCTTTGCGTGATCCGGCGAGCACCTCCCCGGGATTCGACCCCAGGAACTGTGGCAGCGTCGCAACGATGTGACCATCGACGATGGTCCAATGAAGCGACAAATGGTGTCCTTCGTATCGCAGCCCCCAGTTCTTGTCGGACCCTGGTTCTCCAAAGTAGGTCACGTAGTATTGCAGCGGATCGCGGGTCGTGTCATTAGGCGAAATCTCTCGCAGCACGTTCTCCATATCGCGAATCGTCTCAACGGTGGCATAACCTTCTTGACTCAATCCTGTGCTGAGAACGGCGAGAGCCTTTTCTTTCTGATCCGGATTCAGTTGCTTCAACATGATTCCCTTTCGCGCTTTGGGAAAATAGTGCCAATTGAGGCGCTCGTCGTTGTCAAAGGGCAATACCGCCGTCTCGCGTTGGGTCTTGTCCAGAGAGTCCAGAAAGCTCTTCGATTTCTCGACCAACTCATCGAACGCTGTGTCCGCATGCGCCACCATCGCTCCAAGGAGCGCTATCAACATAAAAGAAAGCCGATTCATGAGCGTTCTCCAGCCTTGCATTCCGGGTTTCGCCAACACCTTCCCACGGGACGGCGTATCCTACCGGAATCGTCCATGCGCCGCACCTTTGATGAAGGTGAATGTGCTTGCCTGTCACTGCTACGATATGCGCCCGTTTCGAAAGAAGACCGCTGAATGTGAACGAGAGTATGGAGAGCCTTAATGAGATTCCGTCCCTTCACGGGAGTATTGATAGCCGCATGTTTCTTGATGGGTACGTCAACGGAGGGTGTTGACATGGCATCCACACAAATATCGGGTTCGGCCGCCGAGGCCGCCGCGCAAGTCGCCTTGACTCGCGAACAGTGCGAGACTCTGAAGAAGCATCATTGGCGCAAACGTATCCCCGAGGGCATCGGCGTGTGGGTATCTGTTGACGAGCAGATGCTGCGTGTCATTGATGGCGATGCGATCGTGTGGCAAGTATCATGCGCAACGGCAACCCGCGGAACAGGCTCAAAGAAGGATAGTCTCAAAACTCCCCTCGGCTGGCACAGCATAAAGCGCAAGATCGGGGCCGGAGCGCCGTGGGGTCAGGTATTCCGTTCTGCGAAGGCCGTTAACGAGATTTGGAAGCCTGGCGATTCCACAAAAGAGGATCTTGTTCTCACTCGGCTTTTGTGGTTAACGGGTGAGGAACCCGGCAAGAACAAGGGCGGCGACGTCGACTCGTTTGATCGCTGCATCTACATACACGGAACGAACGACGAGGAACGTATCGGTACACCGTCATCGCATGGATGCATACGTCTCCGCAACGATGACGTGATTGTCTTCTTTGACATGATTCCTGAAGGGACTATGGTGCTTATTACGGAGAACTGAGACTCATTCGCCTTCTTTTTCGCCGCAATCGAAATAGCGATTCGTGCGCGGGCCAAACCAACCGACGGCCCAACGCTCATTGATTCCGCCATAGATGTTCGGACCGTCCGGCGCCCATTCCCATTTCTCGCTTGTGACATGACCGTCACACCACACCACGTTTACGCGGCCGTCGTGACGAAAATGCAAGCTCGGTGAGGCAAAGCCCCAGTCCTGATTGCCTCTGGGATAATCGTCAGTGACAAATAGAGGCGGCTCCAGGAATCCGTACTCAACAATGTACCCCTCCTGCGGCATGGCGGCATCGGCAAACATGATAGTCTGCGCGGGATTGGCAACGCGCGAGTCCAGCGTTGAATGCTTCGGGGCGGTCAAGTAGTCATCCTGGTAATACGTACCTCCAATGTAGGCCGCGTTG
This genomic window contains:
- a CDS encoding flippase-like domain-containing protein, which gives rise to MNSNEQETDQTPGEVKRSHYRKLLWIAGISLYLGAVWTIGWERIRAAMKDVDGVTICVMVLVTLAALWIRALKWRIALGPGNNSVGIFFLSKAAGEWSPARMGEFSPLLIRKHRTARIAAWILVDRVLEMASTVGIGLFGLAFVSLPNRSALIVTGVLLCLGFAGALMVLANASYWERLASRITSKGRLQNLVSLAPKVAREVRSFGSTAVYTGVLTLIAGILDVWAGRLLYVAFGYPIPMHVSAASKGIHAIVSAVPVTPNATGVPYFAAATLIHETGHVPTPVLAAGVALGILLTNLLFWGSVGVGAADFRKRASEVD
- a CDS encoding alpha/beta hydrolase fold domain-containing protein, with amino-acid sequence MKQRKSLFFLACLVLGIPTMGCPQSGTGIRGSILVDGIKRTYLIHVPPSYSPDSPVPLLIALHPFAVTGIYMQSLTGFDAIANSEGFIVVYPDGKRRHWNADPTPQSTVSALGKPADDVAFISALIDKLAADYAIDPKRVYVAGASNGALMTHRLACELTDRLAAVAAVMTTLPVGWEEAVSPSSPLPILMIQGIDDPFFPWEGGTVQQGPFLSSQYQSMSDTVGFWIQNNAAQVPPVTEALPDTAGDDGTTAAKDTYSAGPGGAEVVLISVDGGGHTWPGGDVNFPESLVGKTSFDFEASQVVWDFLKQHAQP
- a CDS encoding DUF3500 domain-containing protein → MNRLSFMLIALLGAMVAHADTAFDELVEKSKSFLDSLDKTQRETAVLPFDNDERLNWHYFPKARKGIMLKQLNPDQKEKALAVLSTGLSQEGYATVETIRDMENVLREISPNDTTRDPLQYYVTYFGEPGSDKNWGLRYEGHHLSLHWTIVDGHIVATLPQFLGSNPGEVLAGSRKGTRALGQEEDLARNLVKSLSPEQRKAGVVSDTAPADILTGAEREAAIQEDTGIAYTDLNEEQRGILISLLQLYASVMRREQAEERLVKVRASGLDGIKFAWMGGLEKGEKHYYRIQGPTFLIEYDNTQNNANHVHTVWRDFKGDFGMDMLKEHYAEHTNATHPGQHEH
- a CDS encoding L,D-transpeptidase is translated as MASTQISGSAAEAAAQVALTREQCETLKKHHWRKRIPEGIGVWVSVDEQMLRVIDGDAIVWQVSCATATRGTGSKKDSLKTPLGWHSIKRKIGAGAPWGQVFRSAKAVNEIWKPGDSTKEDLVLTRLLWLTGEEPGKNKGGDVDSFDRCIYIHGTNDEERIGTPSSHGCIRLRNDDVIVFFDMIPEGTMVLITEN